The following are from one region of the Leptolyngbya iicbica LK genome:
- a CDS encoding late competence development ComFB family protein, whose translation MVSQLQLTPSTTHFNVMELLVADEVDRQLQDLPPRLAKYLKRSEIETFALNRLPALYAASERGLEYQQAKAQQELQGQITRAVRQALAAVQGDPLRAAQPLQIEAPQQQAEVALAMLQQWLKAPDLTWDKALTVLAQYQRSQAYPAQSVAQALAAAVPHPPTRQADAHGYAKDASELKSTALRPGVYGCRTAWIPKQRQAKSWQR comes from the coding sequence ATGGTCAGCCAGCTGCAACTCACTCCATCCACCACCCACTTCAACGTGATGGAATTATTGGTCGCCGACGAAGTCGATCGCCAACTGCAAGACTTACCGCCACGCTTAGCCAAATATCTGAAACGGAGCGAAATCGAGACTTTTGCGCTCAATCGTTTGCCCGCGCTGTATGCCGCGAGTGAGCGGGGCTTGGAGTATCAGCAAGCTAAGGCGCAACAAGAGCTACAGGGGCAAATCACTCGAGCAGTGCGCCAGGCTTTGGCGGCTGTGCAAGGAGATCCGTTGCGGGCGGCTCAGCCCCTGCAAATTGAAGCCCCACAGCAACAAGCTGAAGTTGCTCTGGCGATGTTGCAGCAGTGGTTAAAAGCGCCTGACTTGACTTGGGACAAAGCCCTTACGGTGCTAGCTCAATATCAGCGTTCTCAAGCCTATCCGGCCCAAAGTGTGGCTCAGGCATTGGCTGCGGCAGTCCCACATCCTCCGACTCGCCAGGCTGACGCCCATGGCTATGCGAAAGATGCTAGTGAACTCAAAAGTACTGCGCTACGTCCGGGCGTTTACGGTTGCCGCACCGCGTGGATTCCGAAACAGCGCCAAGCAAAGTCATGGCAGCGTTAG
- a CDS encoding lipid-A-disaccharide synthase-related protein, translated as MAQRVLFLSNGHGEDLNASLVLKALGAIAPELEVAAMPIVGEGSAYRKLGVEIIGPTQQLPSGGFNYINFARFLNPVNWWRDTNPVSLVKDVLSGLIGLTIGQLRAVQRYSPACDLLFACGDIVPILFARLTGRPFFVFLVSTSSYYEGKVKLPWLAQWGMRSPQCLAILTRDRYTAQDLLGRGFAQTQFLGYPIMDVLVPSGQALNEPHMPLIALLPGSRLPEAQINLGLMLELCAAIAQLRPAQFRAALVSSFTQDYLATLARDHGWTLHPGYLQKAAVTVHYHYDAFADILHQCDLVVGMAGTAVEQAVGLGKPVIQIPGPGPQFTYLFAEAQMRLLGASITTIGTRPATTKTLVEAAAKIDAMLKDEPYLERCRRNGQERVGGPGGSDAIAHKIVETLKHLPQETSMV; from the coding sequence ATGGCCCAGCGGGTACTTTTTTTAAGCAACGGACATGGCGAAGATCTGAACGCTAGCCTGGTGCTCAAAGCTTTGGGAGCGATCGCGCCAGAGCTGGAAGTCGCGGCCATGCCGATTGTGGGCGAGGGTAGTGCTTACCGCAAATTGGGCGTCGAGATTATTGGGCCAACCCAGCAGCTCCCGTCGGGCGGGTTTAACTACATCAATTTTGCGCGGTTCTTGAATCCGGTGAACTGGTGGCGCGATACCAACCCCGTTAGTTTAGTCAAAGATGTCTTGTCGGGACTGATTGGGTTGACGATCGGACAGCTGCGGGCCGTTCAACGCTACAGTCCAGCGTGTGATTTGCTGTTTGCCTGCGGCGACATTGTGCCGATTTTGTTTGCAAGGCTGACGGGGCGTCCCTTTTTCGTCTTTTTAGTCAGCACCTCTAGCTATTACGAGGGCAAGGTCAAGCTGCCGTGGCTGGCTCAATGGGGAATGCGATCGCCCCAGTGTTTGGCGATTTTGACCCGCGATCGCTACACTGCTCAAGACCTTCTTGGGCGTGGATTTGCTCAGACGCAGTTTCTCGGCTACCCCATCATGGATGTGTTAGTCCCCAGTGGGCAGGCGCTCAATGAACCCCACATGCCCCTGATCGCCTTATTGCCAGGGAGTCGCCTGCCAGAAGCACAAATCAACTTGGGGCTCATGCTGGAACTGTGTGCCGCGATCGCTCAGCTACGCCCGGCTCAGTTTCGAGCCGCCTTGGTGTCCAGCTTTACGCAAGACTATCTCGCCACGTTAGCCCGCGACCACGGCTGGACACTGCATCCCGGCTACTTGCAGAAAGCGGCAGTCACGGTGCATTATCACTACGACGCATTCGCCGACATTTTGCACCAGTGTGATTTGGTCGTGGGCATGGCCGGGACGGCTGTCGAGCAAGCCGTCGGGCTCGGCAAACCCGTCATCCAAATTCCGGGGCCGGGGCCGCAATTTACCTATCTGTTTGCCGAAGCGCAGATGCGCCTGCTGGGGGCATCGATTACCACGATTGGCACGCGACCCGCGACCACCAAAACCCTGGTCGAAGCCGCTGCCAAAATCGATGCCATGCTCAAAGATGAGCCATATCTCGAGCGGTGTCGAAGGAATGGCCAAGAGCGGGTAGGTGGCCCCGGTGGCTCTGACGCGATCGCCCACAAAATTGTGGAAACGCTGAAGCACCTCCCCCAAGAAACCTCAATGGTTTGA
- a CDS encoding ABC1 kinase family protein, protein MLASSRMSRQGEIVEVVFRNGWDYMRRLLSGGKADEPDIPTPEVLRNILTELGPVYVKFGQLLSTRPDLLPARYIEALSSLQSTVKPVPASQMEPFIRQNLPGPVENYFQSIEYSAIAAGSIGQTHRAILKDGRQVAIKVQRPGIEKLVEHDMALIRDVARLVSASQFGQRYNVVDLAYEFSEAIRSELDFTTEAEYTDLLRRNLQDSPWYDPKQLVVPEIFWDLTNSKLMVMEWLDGAPILTTPVAKDDNEKAARKREQITTLLFRAFFKQYFVDGFFHADPHPGNIFFLKDGRVALLDCGMMGRLDPRTRATMTEMVLAIASSDAQRCTQIALKLTEPLQPTDIAKLESDFARLMGRYYGLSLEKVNTAEVFGEILEAGTQNDLRWPANVGLFTKSLANLEGAARQFNPHVNLLSEVRPLMADLFRYQLAGEDLVQTLLRTGLEFRNLSLESPRQFAFLLDRLSAETLRWNVRLSGLEGMRRSIDDAANRRAYSTVVAALIIGAAIVSTNQQSSQGIILSNILFAAATFLGLWLVVSILRSGRLR, encoded by the coding sequence ATGCTTGCATCGTCGCGAATGTCCCGTCAGGGCGAAATTGTTGAAGTCGTTTTCCGCAATGGTTGGGATTATATGCGGCGATTGCTCAGCGGTGGCAAAGCCGATGAGCCCGACATTCCCACGCCGGAAGTCTTGCGCAACATTTTGACCGAGTTGGGGCCGGTATATGTGAAATTTGGGCAGCTGCTCAGCACGCGCCCTGATCTCTTACCTGCCCGCTATATCGAAGCCCTCAGTAGCCTGCAATCGACGGTCAAGCCGGTGCCAGCCAGCCAGATGGAGCCGTTTATCCGGCAAAATTTACCTGGTCCGGTGGAGAACTATTTTCAAAGTATTGAATATTCGGCGATCGCGGCAGGCTCGATCGGTCAAACGCACCGCGCCATTCTCAAAGATGGTCGCCAGGTTGCCATCAAAGTCCAGCGCCCCGGCATTGAAAAGCTCGTTGAGCACGACATGGCCCTGATCCGCGATGTCGCCCGCCTGGTCTCGGCCAGCCAGTTTGGCCAGCGTTACAACGTAGTGGACTTGGCGTACGAATTTAGTGAAGCGATACGCTCCGAACTCGATTTCACCACTGAGGCGGAATATACCGACCTGCTGCGTCGCAACCTGCAAGACAGTCCCTGGTACGACCCCAAGCAACTGGTGGTGCCAGAAATCTTTTGGGACCTGACCAATTCCAAACTCATGGTGATGGAATGGTTAGACGGTGCGCCCATTCTCACAACCCCTGTCGCAAAGGATGACAACGAGAAAGCGGCTCGCAAGCGTGAACAAATTACGACGCTGCTATTTCGCGCGTTCTTCAAACAATACTTTGTGGATGGCTTCTTCCATGCGGATCCCCATCCTGGCAATATCTTTTTTCTTAAAGATGGACGGGTCGCCCTGTTGGATTGCGGCATGATGGGACGTCTGGACCCCCGCACCCGCGCCACCATGACCGAAATGGTGCTCGCGATCGCCAGCTCCGACGCCCAACGCTGCACCCAAATTGCGTTAAAACTCACAGAACCCCTACAACCCACCGACATCGCCAAACTCGAAAGCGACTTTGCGCGATTGATGGGGCGCTACTATGGCCTCAGCCTGGAAAAGGTCAACACGGCAGAAGTCTTTGGCGAAATTTTGGAAGCGGGCACGCAAAATGACTTGCGCTGGCCTGCCAATGTGGGGCTGTTCACTAAATCTCTGGCGAATCTGGAGGGGGCGGCACGGCAGTTCAATCCCCACGTCAATCTGCTGTCAGAAGTGCGGCCCCTCATGGCCGATCTGTTTCGCTATCAACTGGCAGGCGAAGATTTGGTGCAAACGCTGCTCCGCACTGGCTTGGAGTTTCGTAACCTCTCGCTGGAATCGCCTCGGCAGTTCGCCTTTTTGCTCGATCGCCTCAGCGCCGAAACCCTGCGCTGGAACGTCCGACTGAGCGGACTAGAGGGGATGCGCCGCAGCATTGACGACGCTGCCAACCGTCGCGCCTACAGCACCGTCGTCGCGGCATTGATCATCGGGGCGGCGATCGTCTCCACTAATCAGCAAAGTTCGCAAGGCATTATTCTCAGTAATATCTTGTTCGCAGCGGCCACTTTCTTAGGATTGTGGCTAGTGGTCAGTATTTTACGTTCCGGGCGACTCCGATAA
- a CDS encoding VOC family protein: MINGIQDVYVNVADMQRAIAFYTDLLGCSVLYQDEHWCSLDAHGLKIGLHWTGGDAVPAVPFDEHGPHAGATITFRSDDVATDKAMLQNQGVEIVGEIDESFGHLVIFRDPDGNFLKLMRQKY; this comes from the coding sequence GTGATCAACGGCATTCAAGATGTGTACGTCAATGTTGCAGATATGCAGCGGGCGATCGCGTTTTATACCGACCTCTTGGGCTGCTCTGTGCTGTATCAAGACGAGCATTGGTGTTCGCTCGATGCCCATGGCCTCAAAATCGGCCTGCACTGGACTGGGGGTGATGCGGTGCCCGCCGTCCCCTTTGATGAACACGGCCCCCATGCGGGAGCGACGATCACCTTTCGGTCTGATGACGTGGCTACCGATAAGGCGATGCTCCAAAATCAGGGTGTTGAAATCGTTGGCGAGATTGATGAAAGCTTCGGCCACTTAGTCATCTTTCGCGATCCCGATGGCAATTTTCTCAAGCTGATGCGGCAAAAGTATTAG
- a CDS encoding pentapeptide repeat-containing protein, giving the protein MKKRQANVKPLQRLSKAKFWLGSLGVVLLAVVTVGWLPNWQVSQTQISGKDKAALENEYRKTAIQALGGLFFLVTAGLTLKNIRLTEDKNVTDRFAKAVEMLADEKLEVRLGGVYSLERIARDSRKDHPVVMEVLTAFIRKKTQSGEYGKPNKPRQEVQSALTVIGRRETTFDSHPLVLSGAYLKGAELRKARLEGADLEWVNLENATLSYARLEGTRFRYAHLQGAILQGAYLQGADLQEARLEGANLSQTILESALLCSANLEGASLSQTILEGTFLCSANLEGAVDFTEKQLAQAKLCCTFLPEGVDLRLRNRNCKEMSINPEESGNILLVPSVEGKTFYVLRKLANGQVIFNRDNWFNL; this is encoded by the coding sequence ATGAAAAAACGTCAAGCCAATGTCAAGCCGCTACAACGCCTTTCTAAGGCCAAGTTCTGGCTAGGTAGCCTGGGTGTTGTCCTACTGGCTGTCGTTACTGTAGGCTGGCTCCCTAATTGGCAAGTGTCGCAGACGCAGATAAGTGGTAAAGACAAAGCCGCTCTAGAGAATGAGTATCGAAAGACAGCGATTCAGGCTCTAGGTGGCCTGTTCTTTCTAGTGACAGCTGGATTGACGCTAAAAAATATTCGCTTGACTGAAGATAAGAATGTCACAGACCGCTTTGCCAAAGCTGTAGAGATGCTGGCCGATGAGAAGTTAGAGGTCAGACTTGGAGGGGTCTATTCACTTGAGCGCATCGCCAGAGATTCGAGGAAGGATCATCCAGTCGTGATGGAGGTGCTGACAGCATTTATAAGGAAGAAAACACAATCTGGCGAATATGGAAAGCCCAATAAACCAAGGCAAGAGGTTCAGAGCGCATTAACCGTTATTGGACGACGCGAAACTACATTTGATAGCCACCCCTTGGTCTTGAGTGGAGCCTACTTAAAAGGGGCTGAACTTCGAAAAGCACGCCTGGAAGGAGCTGATCTGGAATGGGTTAACTTGGAAAATGCCACACTTAGCTACGCTCGCCTGGAAGGGACCAGATTTAGGTACGCTCACCTACAAGGGGCTATTCTTCAGGGAGCCTACTTACAAGGAGCTGACCTTCAAGAAGCACGCCTGGAAGGAGCCAACCTATCGCAAACGATTTTGGAAAGTGCTTTACTTTGTTCCGCTAACCTGGAAGGTGCCAGCCTATCGCAAACCATCTTGGAGGGCACCTTCCTTTGTTCCGCCAATTTGGAAGGTGCTGTTGACTTTACAGAGAAACAGCTAGCCCAGGCGAAACTCTGCTGTACTTTTCTGCCTGAAGGAGTTGATCTACGTCTGCGAAACCGTAACTGCAAAGAGATGAGTATCAATCCTGAAGAAAGCGGCAATATACTCCTTGTACCAAGCGTAGAAGGGAAGACCTTTTATGTACTCAGAAAGCTGGCCAATGGCCAAGTAATCTTCAATCGGGACAATTGGTTTAATCTCTAA
- a CDS encoding 16S rRNA (cytosine(967)-C(5))-methyltransferase encodes MTTPSSSNAQSPARRLAFDALKEIYRGGYADVVLHRLLAKVKLSAVDRAFATELVYGTVRRQRTLDALIDQLGKKPAHQQLPELRVILHLGFYQLRFLTQVPESAAVNTSVELTKALGKGKLSGVVNGILRQYIRRRQTGVDPLTLPSDRVTALGIQHSFPDWMVELWLEQLGETDAIALCDWFNQPPAIDLRVNVLQQSREAVQQSLAAAGITVTALPHLSQALRLPPSAGAIQALPGYAEGHWTVQDASAQLVSTLVAPQPGNLVVDACAAPGGKTTHLAELMGDQGLIWACDRTPSRLKKISQNVRRLQLNCIQTCQGDSTEITKFEGEGDRVLVDAPCSGLGTLHRHADARWRQTPASVQELAALQLRLLNRAATWVKPTGTLVYATCTLHPMENEAVIEQFLSTHPDWQILPPQTGEPTAAFATPEGWVKVWPHQANMDGFFMVRLGRRM; translated from the coding sequence GTGACCACTCCATCATCATCTAACGCGCAATCGCCAGCCCGAAGGTTGGCGTTTGACGCTTTAAAGGAAATTTATCGCGGCGGCTATGCCGATGTCGTGCTGCATCGGTTACTTGCCAAGGTCAAACTCAGTGCGGTCGATCGCGCCTTTGCGACCGAGTTAGTCTACGGCACAGTGCGACGGCAGCGCACCCTGGACGCTCTGATTGACCAACTCGGCAAAAAGCCCGCCCACCAGCAATTACCGGAACTGCGCGTAATTTTGCATTTGGGCTTTTATCAACTGCGATTTTTGACCCAAGTACCGGAGTCGGCAGCGGTCAATACCAGTGTGGAGCTAACCAAAGCGCTGGGCAAAGGCAAGCTCTCGGGAGTGGTGAACGGCATTTTGCGCCAGTACATTCGCCGTCGCCAAACAGGAGTGGATCCCCTCACGTTGCCCAGCGATCGCGTGACGGCTTTGGGCATTCAGCACAGCTTCCCCGATTGGATGGTGGAGCTATGGCTGGAGCAACTCGGTGAGACCGACGCCATTGCCTTGTGTGACTGGTTTAACCAGCCACCTGCCATTGACCTCCGGGTAAATGTGCTGCAACAGTCCCGTGAGGCGGTGCAACAAAGCTTGGCGGCGGCAGGTATTACGGTGACAGCGTTGCCGCATTTGTCCCAAGCACTCCGGCTGCCGCCCTCTGCGGGGGCGATTCAGGCGCTGCCAGGCTACGCCGAGGGTCACTGGACCGTGCAAGATGCTAGTGCGCAACTCGTCAGTACTCTCGTTGCCCCGCAACCGGGAAACTTGGTAGTTGATGCCTGCGCTGCCCCCGGCGGCAAAACCACCCATTTAGCCGAATTAATGGGCGATCAAGGACTGATCTGGGCCTGCGATCGCACCCCATCCCGCCTGAAAAAGATTTCGCAAAACGTCCGCCGCTTACAGCTAAACTGCATCCAAACCTGCCAGGGCGATAGCACTGAGATCACCAAATTTGAAGGTGAGGGCGATCGCGTGCTGGTAGATGCCCCGTGTTCAGGATTGGGCACCCTGCACCGTCATGCCGATGCTCGCTGGCGACAGACACCGGCATCAGTCCAAGAATTAGCCGCTCTACAGTTGCGCCTGCTCAACCGTGCGGCCACTTGGGTAAAACCCACAGGCACTTTGGTTTACGCCACTTGCACCCTGCACCCGATGGAAAACGAAGCGGTCATTGAGCAGTTCCTATCCACTCACCCCGATTGGCAAATTTTGCCGCCGCAAACTGGGGAACCCACCGCTGCATTTGCCACGCCGGAAGGCTGGGTCAAGGTCTGGCCGCATCAAGCCAACATGGATGGATTCTTTATGGTGCGGTTGGGACGCAGGATGTGA
- the petN gene encoding cytochrome b6-f complex subunit PetN, with product MDILTLGWVSLLVVFTFSLSMVVWGRNGF from the coding sequence ATGGATATTTTGACGCTGGGTTGGGTTTCGCTGCTGGTGGTCTTCACCTTTTCTTTGTCGATGGTGGTTTGGGGCCGCAATGGCTTCTAA